A window of Thalassophryne amazonica chromosome 12, fThaAma1.1, whole genome shotgun sequence genomic DNA:
CAAAaaacaaattgactctgtggTTAGAGCAACCTTTTTCCAACTCAGACACTTAGCCAAGGTCAAACCTTTACTAAACCGTAGAGACTTTGAGAAAACCATCCAtgctttcattagctcacgtctggactattgtaatgctctatacaCTGGACTTAATCAAAcctctcttttccatctgcagctggTGCAGAATGCAGCTACTCGCCTTCTCACCAGCACTCGCAAACACGACCATATcacaccagttctttactccctccATTGGCTCCCGGTTCAGTTTCAAATACAATTTAAACTCTTGATGTTCGTCTTTAGTTCAATCTATGGCCTCGCACCGCCTTACCTCGGTGATATTTTGACCgttcaccagcccagcagagccTTGCGCTCCTCAGACCAACATCTGCTGGTGGTTCCAAGGTCAAGGTACAGACAGTGGGGTGTTCATGCCTTCGCTGTGGCAGGTTCTAAACTCTGGAACTCTCTTCCTCTGGAGTTACGCTCCATCTCATCCCTGCCCGTTAGGCTGAAAACCTATTTGTTTCAATTGGCCTTTGACACATAGAGCTGTGACTTCCTGTGAATTgacaactgtaatatattttagatgtacATGTTTTATTTTATGGCTGTGAACAGCACTTTTATCAACTATGGTTGTAAATAATTCTTGCACAGAAAACACGACTCTACTGTTGTCCACAATACTCTCACGCCATTCTTCCGGTAGCCCTAAGTCAACGTGCGGATCTGTAAACaaccatcaaattaaaaaaaaaaaaaattcagcataTTCCAGCTTTATTAAATGTCTAAAGTTATGGCCGACAGTGAAAGAAAATGTCAACAGCATATTTaagaatataaaaaataaaagtccaaggaactcagtCAAGATCTAAGAAGAACTGTAGATTTCCACACTCATTCTAGCCTAGCAAAAGAACTGCTCAAAGACATCATGAAAAGCCTAAAATTAGCATGGCATTCATGCCCATGGCGACTGTATGTAAACTTTCGATCACAATGGTAAATGATGTGTGGACATTAATTTACAATCATCCTTGGTTATGGGATTATTTTCTGGATTTGGATGATGTtgactgtttgttttttaagagcAAGCTCCCTAAAGCGTGTCTTCCACTGACCAATATTGAGCCTGTTGCCACCCACCCAGAACCAGAACAAGTCTGTTCATCAGACACTGAATCTCGATGGAAACTTTAGTCGAGGTAATTCTTTCCCTTGTTGTGTCACTCATGAAAGGGTCATTTTGAACGGCCCTTATTCTGTCTCCTCACCTCGGACCAATTTGCTATGGAGGCCCTACCAGGAGCTGATGGTGGACAACACAGCTCCCAGGATACTGGAGCTCAATGAAGACCCAGGATACACTGATGGCAATATATCTCCCAGCTGGCTGGCTTGGTTATGTCTATGGATCATCCAGGAGCAGTTAGATGGCTTGGCCcagaatagggaagtgtgggacaaGCTGCTCAGTCTGCTGTCACCACGGCccaaacccagataagtggtgaaaatgaattaaataaatctaTGCATAAACTGACAGTGACATGGCAACATGCATATTTAATGAATAGAAATACAAATACAGTatttaatgaaataaattaaGGAAGCATGTGAAATAAAAGAACATGTAAAATGATAGAAATGAAATTACATAACAGACAATGCTTCACATCTGAGATCTGACGGCTTCAGATGTACGCAGAGCGTCACAGCCGTACTTCATATTTTATGTAATGTTGCATCAAAACTTTACATTTGTGCATTGATGTTACACAGACTGACACTGAAAACACAGcatcttaaagtggatatgacacttaaagacaacatagtcttattacatgtaacaaaggttatataattcggtcaacctaagcgttttgggaaaatggacgcggttctcctgttatatacaacatttgaacgtcccgccactgaaaactCTGCacaccccgtgaccagcttcccgctaagcACGAATCCGGAAATACCTCACTGCCTGTAGACCATATCAGCTTGCACGCTTGTCGGCCGTTGTTTACaagtgtttttagcagcagaaactcagctctcagggacttgtttgtcgatttgcctgaccagtgtgtcgcagcatattgcacaaacacaagggtgaaaggttttagccttttcaagtttcCACAGGACGAAAATCTCTGCGAAAAGTGGGTTCAGCATGCAGGGGCGGTCCAGGAGGCGGGCCGACCcggcccgggggggggggggggggtggcacagccgtgcgggaaaaaaaaataggggtggggggttgtcctgatggggggggggttccccctcccccccccgtcccatggtggctttcctctctcacttattcccgcagcttcacagtgctttaaacagtatgtgtgtgtttggagactgacttctatcactctttctgacttctatcgcagtttctgtccctaccgagcagctgGTGCTGCTGAGCCCCTCCATCGTCACAAAGcagtcacaggcggacaaacttcacactagcttcGCGCCaatcccagctagcgagctagctaggtagcaagctacacataatggcagacaatttgaatgttgtggaccggattttggcgaagccatttgatagtcttccttatgaagaagccatggctgctgtagCAGCTACACTATTGCGGGCCCGGTAAAATAACAAAGGCGGTAAACAGACTCTAGGATCGAAAATGCGATAATTAGTgttataaacaacaacaacaaaaatcaaagcctcccttaccattccatattctgcaacctttcaaaatccatcagaattggcaTGTCTCTTGCCTGtccttcggctccgccataagcaccGTCAGCATTATtatcgctgccagaatgctcctggtttgaatgttcgtcagaaagatacggctccaatctgtagggtctaatcactgctgcgccaTCCTCAGGATCCaagtcagtctcgatttcctcacagaaacaatcaacacttgaagaggagtcagaaaagttctcaatctcgtcactgtccacgctgaggtctatctgttcttgctgtcaatcgaacagacaaagacgggactctacaggCTGTGACATCATGGCATCacttgaccgctgatggaacgttGCCAgcacgctttccaagaaacacacttttgagaagctgtacaaactttatttctcagtgataatgattaaaatcactttcaacttactatactgtatgtatatttttgatatttatatcagttttacctaatttttttaggtgtcatatccactttaaataaTGTTTTAATGTGTGTCTATGTTTACAGTATTAACATACTAATTTACCACTTTGACAGTTGCGTTTTGATTATCTTCAACTCTATTATTTTGACTGCATAATGTTCTAATatccagcaggggtggtggccaagtggttaatgcgcttggtttcagttcagaaggttctgggttcaaatcccacccctgccacatttttccatgtaatgtggagttgcgtcaggaagggcatccggcgtaaaacttgtgccaattcaacatgcagatccaccttggatttgctgtggcgaccccaagtgcaaacaagggagcagccgaagggacttactaatgttCTAATATCCAGCTCTTCCTCTGTTTCTGAGacggcaaaaaacaaaaaaatctgcaaGAGAAAAAGGAGTTCTTGAACTGTATGTTAAATTTATGATTGTATTGTGGAAaaatctgcacaaactgtctctATAGCATCAGAAAAATGGAAGATGtcacaaaataatgttaaataaGAAGAAAATACTTGACTGGAAAACACAAGTTCAACAAGGAACAGAGGAAAGGAAGTGAAACTGAATAGAAGATCAGTCATCATCTCAGTAACTCACTCATCATTTCATCCATTGATGTCACATATAACAGTTTGCTTCTTCTGTATCAAACACTGAGTACACTGTGTGTGGTGTAACATTAAAGGTGTGACAGAAATGCTTCTCAAGTCTAacagaaattcatttatatttCTACAAGTTTTTCCTCATACATGAGACCATCAAAATCTTCTTGAAAATCTACATTTGCCACAATTACACTGAAATCAGCTTTTAAAAATTGCCATTTTTATTCTATCAAGAGATGTTTATGTCCAAGCTCCAGTATGTAAAGTATTAAGTGAATTATTTCTATGTGGTTTTAGCAAATTAACTAGTTATTAATTCCTTCTATGACTGAGGGCACCAGGAGAATCATGTCTTACATTAGAAGTCATTGGACAGTGAGTGGTGAGCACCGTGATCCAGCTCTGATGAGTCGTGGTGGATCTGATGGGGATGCATGCAGCATTGGGCCATGATGGAATCATCATCCAGCATCATATCGTCATCCTCGTCTTCCTCCGCTCCGTACTCATCTACCCCATCCTGAGAGTAGCTGTGCTTCATCACCAGGATGCTCCTtcggctggttggggctgaatgGTGGGAGAGGTGTGGCGACTGCTGGCTCACTATCACTGGTGGTGCCCCGTCAGGTAAAATGGTGGCTTCCCTCAAGCTCAAGTTGCTGTGGCTTCTGTGGATGCTGCCCTGTATGCTCCCCTGGTGCGAGCCGCAGTGGTGCTCATGGATGCATTTGGAGGATGGGGAGCGGTGAAGCTTGTTCAGTGTTTCAAAGTCCTCGGCTATTGCGGCCTCAGCCAGGTCAATGGACGGTGCATGCCGCAGAGTGCACAGCTCATAGTGAGGAGGCTCGAACACAGGGTGGAGGAGGGCGGGATCGAGGTCGTCTCTGCAAACACACAAGAAAGGCATGATACAATTTAACCAAACTTCAAATCCACTATAGACTTTCAATGTGAACTACtgaaggtaataataataataataataataataataatgtactaATCTAATACCATCATGGGACTTAATGGTTTAAGGCTTTTGATACAGTGCAGAgctattaatttatttcattgcTGTTTGCATTTGTGTTGGTGGTTATGATTTTCCGAGTTAAAACTGGTTGCAGTGTATACCCGTCTACAAATattgtacactcaaaaaactaatgcaatggatgaactcaattcaattatgagcaggagttcgatctaataaatatatgaagccccaactcaaataaagcacatccatgcaagatcatttaatttaatttggttgggactacatatatttattagatggaagtcctgcccataattgaagtgagttcatccaatgagtcatttgtttgtgtgatacactcaaaaaactgactcaatggattggattccatctaataaatatatgtagccccaactcaattaaattacattatcttgcatggatgtgttttatttgagttggggctgttgtgtgggccgctgaagaggaggtactgctggcccaccaccaccagagggcgccctgcctggagtgcgggctccaggcaccagagggcgctgccgccttatgggagcagcctgggtgacagctgtcacccatcactggacacagctgttccactcagcacagaggtatatcaggaggacggcgtctccacctcagtgccgagatatcgcctttagactgaggtaacgtactctgcatttatattctgattaaaagacttgttaaaccttttcaggactgctgattactgaaagctaaattgcttggataagtactcacctgcctgccatattgtgactagaggtggaggcggcttctcccctctccgttactgggtgcggtcgcatccacacctgtgtgttgttgctctctcccgccagcagtaccggatccgacgagcggaggcagtggccacctgggacttcgggacttggcggttccagtatttccagggttcggtggcagaggagatctgggtggttccggttcgactgagacggacgtctcctaccttcgagcctgcccacacgacaccagcggattcgaccccaaattgtgattgttgtatttattgtgctcgtttcacaatagtaaaccttgttattcaccttcctccattgtccgttcattgcgccccctgttgtgggtccgtgtacctacactttcacaacaggggctacatatatttattagatggaatgcacataattgaattgagttcatccaatgagtaatttttttctacagattttttttttcaatttggtACACTCTGTTTTAACATGGAAGTTATCAAACTAAAATGGTAGCTCTAATCCTCAAAGAACAATGAGGATGAGCAATCAAATGCCttttcatttctgtttttaaaacataTCAGTACTTTTTCTTGAAAATGCTTTATATTTGATGAATTTTAAAATACTGAACCTGCGGATATATTTCTTGCGTGGCTGTTTGATCTGGATGATGACAGAGATGATAAGTAGGATAATAACCAGGCCACATGTTATTCCTATGATGATAAGGTTAGTACTATCCAAGGTGTCCAGGATACTGGCTTTCCTCTTTCCTGTTTAAAGAAAaaacattaagaaataaaaatgacTAGTGCACGGTTAAGTGTGCAACCAAATCTAAATGAAACTTGAGCTTTACACTACATGCTTCTCCGCGTGTGTACCTTTGCAATGATTCTCATCCCAGGGATAAACACAGTTCTGGATGCCATTGCAGACCAATGTGTGGTTGATGCACATGTTGCTGTGGCAGAAGAAGGAGTCACCTTCACACGGCGCTTGAAGACAAAATGCACAAATCATATACAGAACATGTTGTACACTTACAATAGTTAAAACCCTTCTATAGTTAatgctacagtgtgtaagatttagtgcCATCTGCTGGTGAGGCTGCAGAATGCATTGTGCATCACCGGTCACAATTATGACATTAGATAATTAGACATGAAGGGCTCGTTGTAAGCTCATAACAACAAATTGAGCCCTTATTGTAGGTAATTATACgcaaatgaacagatggttatgaatcccATGTCCCATTTCTCTGAATAAATacctctaaatcctacacactctaGGTGTCTAATTTTTAGGTCCTGCCACCGAAGTCGATATaaaacagtggatttttttttttactccgcaAGTAAGCTGATATTTTACAGACTTTATTTTTGCACATCCTCGTCGATGGCACACCTGATAAAGAGAAACTGTtgtcaaaaaacaaaatcatGTATTTTCTCACGTTCATGGAAGGTTGTAAAGAGAATCTTGAATTTGCTTCTCCGGCTTCCCTCGTCCGCCCACAGCCTCACGACTCCCACAGAGGACACCAGCATGACATCATTGGCTACAGTTGAGCAGAATTTATTCTTTAGGTGCTCAACTGAGCTGCTGCCATCATAAATGGCAACAAAGTTCCGCTTGCACTCATTGGAATTGTGCATCTCATACTCCATAAAGCGCATGTAGATCTGCAGGACAGAGAAAATATGCAGTGACAACAGAGGGATAAACTGGTACTGGTCCACATTCTTCATGCCTTgtatttaagaaaaaagtatctacattcagatccaaaacttgttggacagtgacaccatttttgtaattttcattcatacattttctatacctgcttattccagttaagggtcacacagGGAGCTGGAGACTGTCCCAACGGTCACTGGTGGATATGCAATGGGCCTCCAGTTCATTGTAGGGCCATATATGGACAAATAAgcattcacacactcactcacatccatccatccattttctatacatgTTTACAATAATAAAGGGttggacagtatttatttaaaatagataatgcatattgtttgaattgcataataattatgttacctatgccatttatcttgtataggtaacataattattacgcAATTCAaagaattgcataataattatgttacctatgccatttatcttgtgtaggtaacataattatcatgcaattcaaacaatatactttatgtattttaaataaatagtcattattattgatttagagtaattatattttattaatactaaatacataaagctgaggattatgcatttcaaatgaataggatttataacagtaatgaatatgcatcatgtacggtttatttggtaggtttgtattaaaattatctaaaaaaaaaagaaagtaaatgggaatttgtcatgtaataaaattacataaatcttaaacattagggttaaatatttctgtgagtgtacagTCAATTTAAATTTCCCAATCccgttaacctgcatgtctttgtgggaggaagccggagcacccagacagAACCCATgtgaacaaggggagaacatgcaaactccacacagaaaggaccaggtgggagatGATCCCACAATCTTCTTCCTGTAAGGCAACTACCTGCCTCTCAAAAATTGTCACTGCCCAATTACTTATTGATCTGACTGTCAAAGTATACTTTTTGACAATTTggtttttgtttggggttttggttgttgttgttgttttttttttttttaacctttttgattctgatagtatggccaaagcaaacGTCACCTCtctgagtttttccttatcaccgtTGCCAATGTGCTCGCTCTGGATGGTgggtaaggttagcccttacctTTGTGAAACACCTTTGCACGACATATGTTGTGACCTTTTTTTAAACAAGCACAGACTCAAGGGTAATAGGAGGTGTGTTCCAGCTACACCACAACTGAGAGCTGGGCAACAGCTGATTTGAGGCAATGAGCTACAGCTCTGACACATCTCCAGCTCCGCTTCTTCCCCTTTCAGCTGCTTCCATAATACAACAGagcagaatagagcctttattgtcattgtacatacatatacatgcatacaacgaaatctgtcctctgcatttaacccatgctaattacagttagacacaaaccaaccactaggagcagcgaTCAGCCACAGTCTTGCAGAAAGTCATCCACAGCaaatcgccacagcaaatcatcCTTCTCTATCTCGCTCTGTCCTCTGTACCTTCTTCTGTCACAATCAACCACACAAGTAAGATGATATTTTACAGACTTTGATTATTTTGACACCTCCTCATAGATGACACACCTGATAAAGAGAAACTCGTGTCAAACAAATAGAATCATGTACACTCTAAACcggaatgttcaaattaattaaaaacaaaaagttgtgtaaactcaaagttttaagaaaagttttgacttacttaaatatttcaagtttgtgtaacatggtcttgctttttgagtaaattaaactcagatTGTTTGATTAACTTGAACTGATTGTgtattaagtaagcaaaacttcaaactataacttaagcacaacttaaaagaatgaagtaaaaagttaattaaaaagtaaaagttaaTTAAGTaactatacaaccccaattccactgaagttgggatgttgtgtaacatgtaaataaaaacagaatacaatgatttgcaaatcctcttcagcctatactcaatttaatacaccacaaagatatttaattttcaaatttttttgtttttgtgcaaatatttgctcattttgaaatggatgtctgcaacatgtttcaaaaaagctgggacaggggcaacaaaagactgggaaagttgatgaattagAACACCTGATTGGAACatcccacaggtgaacaggttaattgacaacaggtgagtgtcatgattgggtataaaaggagcatccccaaaaggctcagctgttcgcaagcaaagatggggcgaggatcaccactttgtgaacaactgcatgaaaaaatagttcaacagtttaagaacaatgtttctcaacattaatttgcaaggaatttagggattccatcatctacagtccataatataatcagaagatccagagaatctggagaactttctacacataagcggcagggccgaaaaccaatattgaatgcccgtgaccttcgatccctcaggaggcactgcgttaaaaaacgacatcattgtgtaaaggatcttactgcgaggactcaggaacacttcacaaaaccactgtcagttaacacagttcgtcgctacatctacaagtgcaagttaaaactctactatgcaaagcgaaacccatacatcaacaaaatccagaaacgccgccttctgtggacccgagctcatttgaaatggacagacgcaaagtggaaaagtgtgctgtggtctgatgagtccacatttcaaattgtttttggaaatcatggacgtcgtgtcctccagacaaaagaggaaacagacaatccagattgttacagcacaaacttcaaaagccagcatctgtgatggtatgggggtatgtttgtgcccatggcatgggcaacttacacatctgcgatggcaccatcaatgctgaaaggtaaaaaaaatcaatcaatcaatcaattttatttatatagcgccaaatcacaacaaacagttgccccaaggcgctttatattgtaaggcaaggccatacaataattacgtaaaaaccccaacggtcaaaacgaccccctgtgagcaagcacttggcgacagtgggaagaaaaaactcccttttaacaggaagaaacctccagcagaaccagcctcagggaggggcagtcttctgctgggactggttggggctgagggagagaaccaggaaaaagacatgctgtggaggggagcagagatcaatcactaatgattaaatgcagagtggtgcatacagagcaaaaagagaaagaaacactcagtgcatcatgggaacccccccagcagtctaagtctatagcagcataactaagggatggttcagggtcacctgatccagccctaactataagctttagcaaaaaggaaagttttaagcctaatcttaaaagtagagagggtgtctgtctccctgatctgaattgggagctggttccacaggagaggagcctgaaagctgaaggctctgcctcccattctactcttacaaaccctaggaactacaagtaagcctgcagtctgagagcgaagcgctctattggggtgatatggtactatgaggtccctaagataagatgggacctgattattcaaaaccttataagtaagaagaagaattttaaattctattctagaattaacaggaagccaatgaagagaggccaatatgggtgagatatgctctctccttctagtccccgttagtactctagctgcagcattttgaattaactgaaggcttttcagggaacttttaggacaacctgataataatgaattacaatagtccagcctagaggaaataaatgcatgaattagtttttcagcatcactctgagacaagacctttctaatttgagatattaatatattaatattaatataaatacaaaaaagcagtcctacatatttgtttaatatgcgctttgaatgacatatcctgatcaaaaatgactccaagatttctcacagtattactagaggtcagggtaatgccatccagagtaaggatctggttagacaccatgtttctaagatttgtgtggccaagtacaataacttcagttttatctgagtttaaaagcaggaaattagaggtcatccatgtctttatgtctgtaagacaatcctgcagtttagctaactggtgtgtgtcctctggcttcatggatagataaagctgggtatcatctgcgtaacaatgaaagtttaagcaatgctgtctaataataatactgcctaagggaagcatatataaagtgaataaaattggtcctagcacagaaccttgtggaactccataattaaccttagtctgtgaagaagattccccatttacatgaacaaattgtaatctattagataaatatgattcaaaccaccgcagcgcagtgcctttaatacctatagcacgctctaatctctgtaataaaattgtatggtcaacagtatcaaaagcagcactgaggtctaacagaacaagcacagagatgagtccactgtctgaggccataagaagatcatttgtaaccttcactaatgctgtttctgtactatgatgaataataaagatagattgatcatatttaagatcgaagcattaattaatggtagggcttccttgagcagcctggtaggaatggggtctaatagacatgttgatggtttggatgaagtaactaatgaaaataactcagacagaacaatcggagagaaagagtctaaccaaataccggcatcactgaaagcagccaaagataacgatacgtctttgggatggttatgagtaattttttctctaatagttaaaattttattagcaaagaaagtcatgaagtcattactagttaaagttaaaggaatactcggctcaatagagctctgactctttgtcagcctggctacagtgctgaaaagaaacctggggttgttcttattttcttcaattagtgatgagtagtaagatgtcctagctttacggagggcttttttatagagcaacagactctttttccaggctaagtgaagatcttctaaattagtgagacgccatttcctctccaacttacgggttatctgctttaagctgcgagtttgagagttataccatggagtcaggcacttctgatttaaatctctctttttcagaggagctacagcatccaaagttgtcttcaatgaggatgtaaaactattgacgagatactctatctcacttacagagtttaggtagctactctgcactgtgttggtatatggcattagagaacataaagaaggaatcatatccttaaacctagttacagcgctttctgaaagacttctagtgtaatgaaacttat
This region includes:
- the LOC117521845 gene encoding neuropilin and tolloid-like protein 1, producing MRFMEYEMHNSNECKRNFVAIYDGSSSVEHLKNKFCSTVANDVMLVSSVGVVRLWADEGSRRSKFKILFTTFHEPPCEGDSFFCHSNMCINHTLVCNGIQNCVYPWDENHCKGKRKASILDTLDSTNLIIIGITCGLVIILLIISVIIQIKQPRKKYIRRDDLDPALLHPVFEPPHYELCTLRHAPSIDLAEAAIAEDFETLNKLHRSPSSKCIHEHHCGSHQGSIQGSIHRSHSNLSLREATILPDGAPPVIVSQQSPHLSHHSAPTSRRSILVMKHSYSQDGVDEYGAEEDEDDDMMLDDDSIMAQCCMHPHQIHHDSSELDHGAHHSLSNDF